The following is a genomic window from Streptomyces sp. BHT-5-2.
CGAGCTGGCGCGGGCGCGCCGGGCCCGCGGACTGAAGCTGAACGTCCCCGAGGCGACCGCGTTGATCGCGGACACGGTCTGCGAGGCGGCGCGGGACGGGCGCCGCCTCGCGCAGGCCATCGAGGCGGCCCGCGGCGTGCTCGGCCCCGAGGACGTCCTGCCGGGCGTCGCCGACGTCGTCACCGAGGTGCACGTCGAGGCCGTCTTCGACGACGGCTCCCGGCTCGCGGTGGTCACCGACCCGATCGGCGCAGCGCCCGCCGCGGAATCCGGCCGGGGGACGGCGCCCGCGCCCGGCGCCGTGCTGCCCGGCCCCGCCGACCCGGAGCCCGAGCCGGCGGTCGTCGTCGCGGTGCGCAACACCGCGACCGTGCCGATCAGCGTCACCTCGCACTTCCACTTCTTCGAGGCCAACCCCCGGCTGGCCTTCGACCGCGCCGCCGCCTACGGCATGCGGCTGTGCGTGCCCGCCGGCTCGTCCGTGCGGTTCGACCCCGGCGGGTCCTCGGAGGTCGGCCTGGTGCCGATCGGCGGCGCCCGGATCGCGATCGGCTTCGCCGGCCTGGTCGACGGCCCGCTCGACGCACCGGGCGCCAAGACCGAAGCGCTGCGGCGGGCCGCCGCCTGCGGCTACCTGGGAGCGGAGGACCAGGCATGACCATCGACCCCCACGAGTACGCCTCGGTGCACGGCCCGCGGGCCGGCGACCGGGTGGTCCTCGGCGACTCCGGACTCGTCGTCCGGGTCGAGTCCGACTCCCAGAAGCCCGGCGACGAGTTCCTGGCCGGCTTCGGCAAGACCGCCCGCGACGGACTGCACCTCAAGGCCGCCTCGCTCCGCGAGACCTGCGACATCGTCATCAGCAACGTCCTGGTCGTCGACGCCGTCCAGGGCATCCGCAAGACGTCCGTCGGCATCCGCGCGGGCCGCATCCACGCCATCGGCCGGGCCGGCAACCCCGACACCCTCGACGGGGTCGAGGTGGTGGTCGGCACCGGCACCTCCATCGTCTCCGGCGAAGGCATGATCGCCACTGCCGGCGCCGTGGACACCCACGTCCACCTGCT
Proteins encoded in this region:
- the ureA gene encoding urease subunit gamma, with the translated sequence MRLTPTERDRLLLFGAAELARARRARGLKLNVPEATALIADTVCEAARDGRRLAQAIEAARGVLGPEDVLPGVADVVTEVHVEAVFDDGSRLAVVTDPIGAAPAAESGRGTAPAPGAVLPGPADPEPEPAVVVAVRNTATVPISVTSHFHFFEANPRLAFDRAAAYGMRLCVPAGSSVRFDPGGSSEVGLVPIGGARIAIGFAGLVDGPLDAPGAKTEALRRAAACGYLGAEDQA